Proteins co-encoded in one Nicotiana sylvestris chromosome 7, ASM39365v2, whole genome shotgun sequence genomic window:
- the LOC104234965 gene encoding peroxidase 3-like, whose product MAKFGYLGNFLVLCILLGIVGSSHAQLQLNFYSKSCPKAEKIIQDYVQKHIPNAPSLAAALLRLQFHDCFVRGCDASVLLNFTSSTKNQTEKVAIPNQTLRGFSFIDDVKKAVEAECPGVVSCADIVALVSRDSVVVTGGPYWNVPTGRRDGKISNASEALANIPPPTSNFSSLQTSFASKGLDLKDLVLLSGAHTIGVSHCSSFSTRLYNFTGVLGKQDPSLDSEYAAYLKAKKCKSINDNTTIIEMDPGSSSAFDLSYFKLLLKRKGLFQSDAALTTSATTKSYINQLVQGSLKQFNAEFAKAMEKMGSIEVKTGSAGEIRKQCAFVNS is encoded by the exons ATGGCAAAATTTGGCTATTTGGGTAATTTTCTAGTGTTATGTATTCTACTAGGAATAGTTGGTTCTAGCCATGCTCAGTTACAGCTCAACTTCTATTCCAAGAGCTGTCCAAAAGCAGAGAAGATAATTCAAGATTATGTCCAAAAGCACATCCCAAATGCTCCATCTCTTGCAGCTGCCTTGCTCAGACTGCAATTTCACGACTGCTTTGTTAGG GGTTGTGATGCATCTGTGCTTCTGAATTTCACTTCGAGCACGAAAAACCAGACTGAAAAAGTGGCTATCCCTAATCAAACACTGAGAGGCTTCTCATTCATTGATGATGTGAAGAAAGCAGTTGAAGCTGAATGCCCTGGAGTAGTCTCTTGTGCAGATATTGTTGCCTTAGTTTCTAGAGACTCCGTCGTGGTCACG GGAGGCCCTTACTGGAATGTTCCAACTGGTAGAAGAGATGGAAAAATATCAAATGCGTCCGAGGCCTTGGCAAACATCCCTCCTCCAACTAGTAACTTCTCCAGTCTTCAGACATCTTTTGCTAGCAAAGGTCTTGACCTAAAAGACCTGGTCCTATTGTCTG GTGCACATACTATTGGAGTTTCTCATTGCTCGTCATTTTCAACACGTTTATACAATTTTACCGGAGTTTTGGGCAAACAAGATCCATCTCTAGACAGCGAATATGCAGCTTATCTTAAGGCGAAGAAATGCAAATCAATCAATGACAATACCACGATCATTGAAATGGATCCTGGAAGTTCCAGTGCGTTTGATCTTAGCTACTTTAAGCTTTTGCTAAAGAGAAAAGGGCTATTCCAATCTGATGCAGCCTTGACAACAAGTGCGACAACAAAGTCATACATCAACCAGCTAGTACAAGGATCACTCAAACAGTTCAATGCTGAATTCGCTAAGGCCATGGAGAAAATGGGCAGTATTGAAGTCAAAACTGGCTCTGCTGGTGAGATTAGGAAGCAATGTGCATTTGTAAATAGTTAA